The sequence GTTTTCCACCTGCACCAGGATCACCGTGTGGCGGTCGCCATCGACCTTGCGCAGGTGCTGCATCAACGCGGTGAACGCACGCGCATCGGCTTGCATGTTGGCAGCTACATGTGGCGACAAGACATCCACCGGCACGCCATTGGCATCGCGCATGCGCGGGTAGGTGGCGTCGTCGCGCTTGATCCACTCCGGCACGTAATGCATCTGCCCGTTCTTCCAGCTGCCGAACCACAGCAGCGCCACGCGCAGCCCGCGCTTGCGTGCGCCGGCGATCAAGGCATCCACGTTGGTGGTGTCGAAGCGGCCCTGCACCGGCTCGAACTGCTCCCAATACACCGGCGCTTCCACGGTGTTGGCATGCAGGGCGACCACCTCGTCCAGCGCCTTGGGCAACACCGCCGGCCAGGCGCTGGAGTTGTGCAGCTGTGCGGCCAGGACGGTGTACGGCGCACCGTCGACGAAGACCGCATGGCGACCGTTCTGGCTGACGAAGCGCGGCATCTCTTCGGCGTACGCTGCCGGCGTGATCGCACTTGCCAGCAGCGACAACGCACACAGGCAGACAACCGCGCGACCACGCTGGCGCAGGGCGGATAAAGGGGCAAACAGCATCAGCGAGCCTCCGGGGCGGACGAATTCCAGTGCGGCGTGGGCTGCCCGAGAAGGTGGCGCACGAAGAAGTCGTACTGGCGGCGTTGTACATAGTCGATCGGCCCGCTGGAGCGGCCCACCGAATGCTCGCCGCCCGGCACGTTGAGCAGGTCGAAGTCCTTGCCGGCCTTGATCAAGGCATCCACCACCTGCGCGGTGGAGGCCGGGTCCACATTGCTGTCCTGCTCGCCGACGATCAGCAGCAGATCGCCCTGCAGCTTGCCCGCATTCACCACGCCCGAGGCAGCGGCATAGCTTGCATCCACCGGCCAGCCCATCCACTGCTCGTTCCAGCTGATCTTGTCCATGCGGTTGTCGTAGCAACCAGCAAACGCCACGCCCACCTTGTAGAAATCCGGGTGACGTTCCAGCGCGCCCAGGGTGCTCTGTCCACCCGCCGATGCGCCGTAGATGCCGACGCGGCTGATGTCGTAGGACGAGTCCTTTGCAGCGAGCGCGCGATGCCAGGCAATACGATCGGGGAATCCGGAATCGCCCAGGTTCTTCCACGCCACGTCGTGAAAGGCCTTGGAGCGGTTGGCGGTACCCATGCCGTCGATCATCACCACGATGAAGCCCAGGTCCGCCTGTGCCTGCATGCCGATCTGCTTGTCGCCGCCGGAGTGATAGCCGAACGGCCAGAACGTCTTCGGCACAAAGGAATCGTGCGGGCCGGCGTAGATGTTCTCGATTACCGGGTAGGTCTTGCGCGGGTCGTAATCGCGCGGCCGCACCACCACGCCCCAGATGTCGGTGCGGCCGTCGCGGCCCTTGGCGACAAAGGTCTCCGGCGCGCGCCAACCTGTGGCCAGCAGCCGGTCGATGTTGCCCTGCTCCACCTGCTGCAACAGCCGCCCATTGATGGCATGCAGCTCCATCACCGGCGGCAGGTCCGGGCGCGAATAGACATCGACGTAATGCCGGCCATCGTCTGCAATCGCCACCTCGTGATCGGCATCGGCGGTGGTCAGCCGGGTGAGTTTTCGCCCGTCGAAATCCACGCTGTAGAGCTGCCGGTAGTACGGGTCCTTGCCCGCATCCATGCCGCTGGCGGTGAACCAGATACGGCGCTGCGCCTCGTCGACCTTCAGTACATCGCGCACCACCCATGGCCCGCGGGTGAGTTGGCGCTTGGGCTTGCCGCTGCGGCCATCGAACAGGTACAGGTGCCGCCAGCCGTCGCGCTCGGAGATCCACAGAATCTCGTTGCCATGCGCGTCCACCTCATGATGAAAGCTGCGGTCGGCATAGACGAAGGTGCGTGCGTCTTCGGCCACCGCCACCTGCGCACGCCCGCTGCTGGCATCCACCGAGATAACGCGCATGTGCTGAAAGCCGCGTTGCACAGACTCAAAGCTCACACTGCGCCCATCCGGCCGCCATTGCAGCGGCGACAAGGAATACGGCGTGGCAAACAGCGCGTTGTCCACCACGCGCCGCGTGCCATCCACCGCCAGCAGCACCGGCCGTTCCACATCCACCGCATCGCCCGGCTTGGGATACAGCTGGGTGTGCACCACCGGCTCAAGGCGTCCTGCCGGCGCGGCCTCCACACGCGTCACCCGGCGCGCAGTGCCCGGCCGCACCCGATACACCGCCAGCCGCTGCGAATCGGGCGACCAGGCAATGCTGTCCGGATCGAAATAATCGTCGGCGCGGCCATCGTCGGTGCGCTGCACCAGCTGGCCATCGGCCACCCGGCGTACGACCAGGTTCCAGCCATCGGCCAGCGCCTCCCACTGCCCGTCGGGCGAGCGGCGCGGGGTGGTGTCGGCGGCCACGTCCGGGTCGCGCACCACGCCAAAACCGCGCGGTCGCTGTAGCAGCTGCGGCTGCCGGCCGGGGGCATCGGGCGCGCATTGATACGTGGTCAACGTGCAGCGCCAGGGGGCATCGTTGATAGCGAATACGATCGCGCCGTCGTCGCGCCCGCCTTCCTGCGAATACGCAAACTGCTCGAACGGCAACGCCAATGCCGCATAGGCGGTGCCGGTGGCGGCCTGCAGCGCCTGCGCCACGCGCGCCTGGTCGAAGGCCGGTTGCTTGTGCAGCGTAGCCACATCCACGCGGACGAAGGCGAACCCACCAGGCACGGTCTTGCGGTAATAGAACCTGCCATCGTCCTGCCATTGCGCTGGCCACGCGACGTTTTCGGTCAGCGTGCTCCAGTGCGCGCGCAGGCCGAGCGAGCGTTGGTAGTCGGCCACCGTCGGCGCCGCTTGCGCATTGGCCGTGAGCCACAGCATGCATGCGGCCACGACGCGCGCCGCCCGCATGATCCGCGCAGCACGTCGGGCCTCATTCGCCATCGTCTTCTTCCAATGCCAGTTCGTCGCTACGCAGGCCGCTGCGTGCGCCCCAGTGATAGATGAAGAAGGCAATCACCGCCACGCTCAGCGTATCGAACGGATGCGCGATCCAGCCGTGCCCGCCGAAGGTGCCGGCCCACGACACCGCCATCACCAGCACGAAGAACACGATCAACCACAGCGATGCGCGTACCTGCCGCAGCAAGCGGGCCCTGCCCTCGCGCGAGGGCAACCGGTACAACACGTATAGCGCGAACGCGAGCACTTGCAGGCCCAGCAGCCACGACAAGGTCGGCCAGGTGGACCAGTACACGATCAAGGCCGCCACCATGAACGACAGCGGCCCCAGCACCGTCAGACCGCGCACATAGAACGGCCGTGGCAAGTTCGGCGCACTGCGGCGCAGTGCGGCGACCGTCACTGGCGCCACCGCATAGCTCAGCACCAAGGCCGCCGATACCACGCCGATCAGCGTCTCCCACGACGGAAACGGCAGCGTCCAGAAGATCGACAGCCCCAGGCTCAACCACAACGCCGGACGCGGGATCCCCGATACCGGGTCCACCCGCGTCAGTACCGGCAAGAACCCGCCGCTACGCGCCCAGCCATACACCACGCGCGGCGTGGCATTCATGTAGATATTGCCGGTGCCGCTGGGCGAGACCATCGCATCGCAGATCACCAGTGCAGCCAGCCACGCCATGCCAAGGGCGAGCGCGATGTCGTGGTACGGCAGCGAAAGTGCCTTGTCGATACCGCTCCAGCCGTGCGCCAGCTGCGCGGCCGGAATGCTGCCCAGAAAGGCGAGTTGCAGCAGCACATAAATCACCGTGGACAGCGCCACCGACAGGATCAAGGCAATGGGAATATTGCGCTGCGGGTCGCGCACTTCGCTGGCCACCGACACGATGGGGGTCAGCCCCAGGTACGCAAAGATGATGCCGCCGGCGGAGATCGCCGCTTCCACCCCGGCCATGCCCGACGGTGCGAACCCGTGCACGCTCAGGTTGTCGGCGTTGAAGTGCTTCAGCAGCAGCACGATCACCAGGATCGGCACCAGGAACTTGAAGATGCTGACGATGTTGTTGGCCAGCGCAAAGGTCTTGACGCTGAAGTAGTTGAGTACGAAGAACAGCAGCAGCAAAGCCAGCTGCACCAACCAGCCCAACACGCTGGGATGGCTGCTACCCGGCTGGCTCAGCCACGGAAACCACGCTGCCGCATATTGGCGCGCGGCCTCCACCTCGATCGCAATCAGGCTGGAAAACGCGATCAAGGTGATGAAGCCGGTCAACG comes from Xanthomonas vesicatoria ATCC 35937 and encodes:
- a CDS encoding S9 family peptidase, whose translation is MANEARRAARIMRAARVVAACMLWLTANAQAAPTVADYQRSLGLRAHWSTLTENVAWPAQWQDDGRFYYRKTVPGGFAFVRVDVATLHKQPAFDQARVAQALQAATGTAYAALALPFEQFAYSQEGGRDDGAIVFAINDAPWRCTLTTYQCAPDAPGRQPQLLQRPRGFGVVRDPDVAADTTPRRSPDGQWEALADGWNLVVRRVADGQLVQRTDDGRADDYFDPDSIAWSPDSQRLAVYRVRPGTARRVTRVEAAPAGRLEPVVHTQLYPKPGDAVDVERPVLLAVDGTRRVVDNALFATPYSLSPLQWRPDGRSVSFESVQRGFQHMRVISVDASSGRAQVAVAEDARTFVYADRSFHHEVDAHGNEILWISERDGWRHLYLFDGRSGKPKRQLTRGPWVVRDVLKVDEAQRRIWFTASGMDAGKDPYYRQLYSVDFDGRKLTRLTTADADHEVAIADDGRHYVDVYSRPDLPPVMELHAINGRLLQQVEQGNIDRLLATGWRAPETFVAKGRDGRTDIWGVVVRPRDYDPRKTYPVIENIYAGPHDSFVPKTFWPFGYHSGGDKQIGMQAQADLGFIVVMIDGMGTANRSKAFHDVAWKNLGDSGFPDRIAWHRALAAKDSSYDISRVGIYGASAGGQSTLGALERHPDFYKVGVAFAGCYDNRMDKISWNEQWMGWPVDASYAAASGVVNAGKLQGDLLLIVGEQDSNVDPASTAQVVDALIKAGKDFDLLNVPGGEHSVGRSSGPIDYVQRRQYDFFVRHLLGQPTPHWNSSAPEAR
- a CDS encoding APC family permease, giving the protein MTTHGATTQGKFHKRLSLTDLTFIGLGSIFGSGWLFSASHVSSIAGPAGILSWILGGIAVLLLGLVYCELGAALPRAGGVVRYPEYSHGALLGSLTGFITLIAFSSLIAIEVEAARQYAAAWFPWLSQPGSSHPSVLGWLVQLALLLLFFVLNYFSVKTFALANNIVSIFKFLVPILVIVLLLKHFNADNLSVHGFAPSGMAGVEAAISAGGIIFAYLGLTPIVSVASEVRDPQRNIPIALILSVALSTVIYVLLQLAFLGSIPAAQLAHGWSGIDKALSLPYHDIALALGMAWLAALVICDAMVSPSGTGNIYMNATPRVVYGWARSGGFLPVLTRVDPVSGIPRPALWLSLGLSIFWTLPFPSWETLIGVVSAALVLSYAVAPVTVAALRRSAPNLPRPFYVRGLTVLGPLSFMVAALIVYWSTWPTLSWLLGLQVLAFALYVLYRLPSREGRARLLRQVRASLWLIVFFVLVMAVSWAGTFGGHGWIAHPFDTLSVAVIAFFIYHWGARSGLRSDELALEEDDGE